The following are encoded in a window of Syntrophorhabdaceae bacterium genomic DNA:
- a CDS encoding NAD-dependent epimerase/dehydratase family protein: protein MELSDKIYVAGHRGMVGSAVVRTLRQHGFDNLLFRTSEELDLTRQDRVEEFMQRQRPDYIFIAAARVGGIMANNVYRAEFIYLNLQIECNLIHAAWKNGVKKLLFFSSSCVYPRECPQPMKESYLWTGRLEPTNEPYAVAKLAGISMCT, encoded by the coding sequence ATGGAGCTGAGCGATAAGATTTATGTGGCAGGACACCGGGGCATGGTCGGATCGGCCGTGGTGAGAACACTCCGACAACATGGATTCGATAACCTCCTGTTTCGGACTTCAGAAGAGCTGGATCTGACGCGCCAGGACCGGGTCGAAGAATTCATGCAAAGGCAGAGGCCCGACTACATCTTCATTGCCGCCGCCCGTGTCGGTGGAATCATGGCGAACAACGTCTACAGGGCCGAGTTCATTTATCTCAACCTCCAGATAGAATGCAACCTCATTCATGCCGCATGGAAGAATGGAGTGAAAAAGCTCCTCTTTTTCTCCAGCTCATGCGTCTATCCCCGTGAGTGTCCGCAGCCTATGAAGGAGAGCTATCTCTGGACAGGCAGGCTCGAGCCGACGAACGAACCATACGCGGTGGCGAAATTAGCGGGTATTTCAATGTGCAC